Part of the Campylobacter suis genome, GCTAAAACAAGTAGAAGTAGATCAGCGTATTACAATAACTAACGAGATCGCACTACCATTACTTCAAAAAGAGATCAAAAAAAGAAACGACTCAGCAGAGCTTTACATAAAAGGCGGTAGAGCCGAGTTGGCACAAAAAGAGCAAGACGAGATAGCTATCATATCTGGCTATCTACCAGCACAGCTAAGTGATGATGAGCTAAAAGAAAAGGTAAGCCAAGTGGCAAAAAGTATTGGTGCACACAGCTTAAAAGAGCTCGGTACTCTTGTAAAAACAGCAAAACAAGAGATCGGAGCAAGCGCAGACGCAAAACGCATAAGCGAGATAGCAAAAGCATTGCTACAAAACGGCTAAAATTTGATATAATCACCAAAATGTATCAGGGGAGCTTTGGCTGAGAATGGGCATCGCCCTAAACCCTTATGACCTGAACTAGATAATACTAGCGTAGGCAGATCCCTTAAGTCCCACGATACAAATAAATCAAAAAGAAAAAATAGTGTTAAAAATAAACGGTGAAAAGCAAGATAGCTTCATAGGCAAAAGTGTGCAAGAGTTTTTACTAAGTCAAAATTTCACAGCTGGCGTAATAGCAGCAGAGTTAAATATGGAAATTTTAACAGCTGATAAGTTTGATACAATTTTAAAAGATGGCGATAGCCTTGAGATAGTCTGCTTTGTAGCTGGCGGGTGAAATTTATAACATAAAAGGATAAAAATGAACGATATTTTAGAGCTTGGCGGGCATAAATTTTGCTCGAGATTTATCATGGGATCGGGTAAATTTTCACTACCGCTCATCAAGGCATGCGTAGAAGAAGCTGGCGCACAGATCATCACTCTAGCACTAAGGCGGGCAAATGCCGGAGGGCGTGAAAATATACTTGATTTTATACCAAAAGGCGTTACTCTTTTGCCAAATACATCAGGCGCAAGAGACGCAAACGAAGCCGTGCGTATCGCTAGGCTTGCACGCGAGCTTGGGTGCGGGGAGTTTATCAAGCTTGAAGTCATTCGCGATAGCAAGTATCTTTTACCGGATAATTACGAAACCATAAAAGCCACAGAAATACTCGCAAATGATGGTTTTATCGTCATGCCATACATGTATCCTGATCTAAATGTCGCGCGCGATTTAGTAAGCGCGGGAGCTGCGTGCGTAATGCCACTTGGTGCGCCGATCGGGACAAATAAGGGTCTTGCGACAAGGGAGTTTATAAAAATTTTACTTGATGAAATTTCGCTTCCTATTATTGTGGATGCTGGCATTGGCTCGCCTGCTCAAGCTTGCGAGGCCATGCAGATGGGCTGTGCGGCCGTGATGGCAAATACAGCCATAGCCACAGCTGGCGATGTAAGGCTCATGGCTAGAGCGTTTAGACTAGGCATTGAGGCTGGCAGAGCGGCGTACTTATCAGGGCTTGGCGATGTGAGTGAAAGTGCGCGTGCTAGCTCACCGTTAAGTGGGTTTTTAGATGAAATTTAGCTATGCGATAGACGCCACATCTTATCATGAAAACATGCAAGATATCGGCGATGAGATCATGCAAAAAGTCCTAAATGAGCGTGCAAGCTACGATCCAAAAGGCTACACCAGCGCTGATGTAGCGCGCGCCTTGAATGAAGAAAGACTTAGTATAAACGGACTAAAAGCCCTACTTAGCGAGGCTGGGGGTGAGTATACCGAGCAAATGGCGCAAGTAGCAAAGGCAAAGACTAGGCAGTTTTTTGGCAACTCCATCGAGCTTTTTACCCCGCTTTATATCTCTAACTACTGCGATAGCAACTGCGTTTATTGCGGATTTAGCGCGA contains:
- a CDS encoding GatB/YqeY domain-containing protein, with amino-acid sequence MSIKEQILDDIKIAMKDKNDFVRDTLRMLNAALKQVEVDQRITITNEIALPLLQKEIKKRNDSAELYIKGGRAELAQKEQDEIAIISGYLPAQLSDDELKEKVSQVAKSIGAHSLKELGTLVKTAKQEIGASADAKRISEIAKALLQNG
- the thiS gene encoding sulfur carrier protein ThiS, which gives rise to MLKINGEKQDSFIGKSVQEFLLSQNFTAGVIAAELNMEILTADKFDTILKDGDSLEIVCFVAGG
- a CDS encoding thiazole synthase — translated: MNDILELGGHKFCSRFIMGSGKFSLPLIKACVEEAGAQIITLALRRANAGGRENILDFIPKGVTLLPNTSGARDANEAVRIARLARELGCGEFIKLEVIRDSKYLLPDNYETIKATEILANDGFIVMPYMYPDLNVARDLVSAGAACVMPLGAPIGTNKGLATREFIKILLDEISLPIIVDAGIGSPAQACEAMQMGCAAVMANTAIATAGDVRLMARAFRLGIEAGRAAYLSGLGDVSESARASSPLSGFLDEI